Within the Anaerotignum faecicola genome, the region GTCATCCTCAAGTGTAATAAGCGTCAGCTTCTCCTGCTGCGACAAAATCAGTTCTCCTGCCGCTTCACAGCAAAGCCCCAAGCCGATTTCCGTTCGGTCGGCGTAAAAATTACGAAAACGGGGATGGTCACGGCAAATCTGGCAAAGCGCATCCTCCCCCAAAGCCATAATCATATCGCATAGACCTGTTCGGTTCAGAAAGGGACAGCGCTCCTCCTCATCTAAGATAAACTGCGCCGCATCGTCCGCTTCCGCAATGCCCTTTTGCAGGCGAGCGCCAAACTCTCCCTCAATACTGCGATAATACACAAGCTTGTCGGGATCTATCGCAATCTCCCAGCCAACACAGCAGCTGTGCCTGCATTTATCGGCAATACAGTGAAATTTTGTATAATACTCAGGTGCAATCAGTTTCATGGTAATCCCTCCGTGAGAATCATTGTAACACAGAAGCTTCAAAAATACGATTGCATCTGCAAAAAAATATAGGCTTTCGCCTCTGTGTAAAGAATAAAAAGCAATACTATCCTTGCATGTGTTCCAATAAGAAACCAGGAAGAAGCTGACTTTGCTTTCTGCCCTTTATTCTTCTATCACCTCCTGTAAAATTCCCCCGATTTCCTCCAAAACGCCGCTGCAATCCGCGCCCAGAGCCGAAAGCGTGCAGCAATCCAGACTGCCGAATCGATTCTGTACCCGAAGAAGAAACAGAATCCGTTTCAGCTTCAACTCCTCCTCCTCGCACAAAAGCCCAAGCGCCATCACCCCTGCAACAATCCCACTGCACATCCCATTGATGCCAAAGCCGCCATGGATGCCGCGGCAGGCGCAGAACAGCTCCTCCGACAGGGAAATGCCATATTCCTCTGCCACTGCGCGCAGAATCACCTGTGAGCAGTTATCCCCGTTGCCGCAATCTGTGCGGATGCGTTCCTTCAGCATTCCCCTCGCCCCC harbors:
- a CDS encoding C-GCAxxG-C-C family (seleno)protein, which encodes MLKERIRTDCGNGDNCSQVILRAVAEEYGISLSEELFCACRGIHGGFGINGMCSGIVAGVMALGLLCEEEELKLKRILFLLRVQNRFGSLDCCTLSALGADCSGVLEEIGGILQEVIEE